In Planococcus versutus, the DNA window TCTAGCAAACGAAGAATTGGTTATCATGCCGGTTGATTTACATGAACAAGAAGACACTTACCATCCTGAGACAAAACTATTTCCGCCTCATAACATAAGAGGAACCGATGGCCGAGCGTTATACGGTCGTCTTGCAGACATTTATGAAGCCAATAAAAATCGTATACTTTGGATGGATAAAACAAGATATAGCGCATTTGCAGGTACAAACTTAGAATTATTGTTGCGAGAGCGCAATATTGAAGAAATTCATATTGTTGGCGTCTGCACAGACATTTGTGTATTGCACACAGCGGTAGATGCATACAATAAAGGATTCACTATTTTTATTCATAAAAATGGTGTTGCAAGTTTCGACCAATCCGGCCATGTGTGGGCTTTGCGTCACTTCACCGCAACCTTAGGAGCAGAAGTTTTATAGTTTTTTTATTTTTTATGTTTCAAATGTAATGAATAAGGTTATATCTAAAGTGTAGCACTTATACATCACATTAAAAGGAGCTGGAAAAAATGGGTTTTATTTTGTATCTTATTATGGGTGGCATCATCGGTTGGATCGCCGGAATGATTCTTGGTAAAAACGTACCAGGCGGTATTATTGGTAATATTATAGCTGGTATTATTGGTGCTTGGTTAGGTGGAATGATTCTTGGAGATTTCGGACCTGTCATTTGGGACATTGCAATTGTACCAGCATTAATCGGTGCATTAATCTTTGTATTCGTTCTTAGCCTGATCATGGGATCTATGAGAAAAAGATCATAACAAGCTAAGCAAAAAGAGTAGACATACTGTCTACTCTTTTTTCATGCATTAATTTAGTTGTTCTTCATACAAATGGTAATAATAGAGTACATCTGCTACATATTCTTCACTATGATTGTATTGAAAAATAGCTTTTTCTAAATCTCCTTCAGCTGCACCGTTTTGTGATAAGTAATTGGCAGCACTGTATAGAGCATCGGTTAAGTTATATGGGTCGGCAATGCCATCTCCATCTCCATCTACACCGTATCCGCCGTAGTAAGCTATAACATCAACATCGACTTTATCTTCTTCACTAATATTCCCTTGTCCTTGCCCCGAGCAACTTGGGTGACTCCATCCTACAAATGTACACGGCATAAACTGAAGATGCCCTTCTGCTCCAACGGGAGACAATAATGGATCCATCGTCGAAAATCTAGTTTCGATTCGGTGATGTGCTGCAAGCAATGTCCAAGGAATATCGTAGGCATCTGCTGCTTTTTTATACAACGGTATATTTTCTTCAGGAACTTTTAACTCAATCAAGTGACTGGGACCTTCTTTAATGGTTTTAACCACCAGCTCAGAATTGACTACAGCAAAAATAAGAATAGCGATTGTCATTGCAACAATCGCTGCTGGAACAAAGAGAATTAAACACCCTATCTTTCGCTTCCATCTTCTTGGCAATTTTTTTTTACTCATTTTTCCACACCTAATATTTCATTTGCTTAAGTGTAGCACATGAACACACAGTTTACCTTTTTAGAGTCAAAATTTGAAAGTAACTAGTTTTACATCCTATATTTTTCAGAATCTTTCTGATATGATAAACAATAGATTAATGGAGGTGAATATTGTGTGGGAAGATTTTAAGAAGTTTGCTTTAAAAGGAAACGTCCTTGACTTAGCAGTTGCCGTAGTTATTGGTGCGGCTTTTGGGAAAGTTGTCTCTTCTTTAGTGGAAGATATTATCATGCCAGTTGTTGGAATTTTAGTCGGTGGAATTAGCGTAGAAGATTGGAGTTATAAAGTGAATGATGTGGTCTTGAATTACGGTTTGTTTATTCAATCCATAATCGACTTTTTCATCATTGCATTCTCTATCTTCATGGTCATTCGTATCTTTACAAAAATGAAACGCAAAAAAGATATACCTGCTGAAGAAGAGCCAGAAGTTTTAGACAAAACTCAGGAAATCTTAATGGAAATTAAAGACTTGTTAAGCAAAGAAAGAACCGGTCTTTAATTAAATAAAACAATCAGTGAAATAAACTTATTTCACTGATTGTTTTGCATTTATACAAAGTAAAATTTAAACAAAAAGCGATAAACCACTCGACGTTACCAAGTAGTTTATCACTTATAATAACTTAAAATTCTTCATTCAAGTAAGTTGCGTAAATCATTGACAATATCTTTTACAGGAACATTGTCAAAGCCATCATAATTATTAACGACAACTCCTTCTTGGTCAACTAAATAAAAGCTCGTTCCGTGTATTACTTGGTCACTTTCAGGGTCGTTTCGTACAAAAGACTTAAAATTATCTTTTGCGTATTGAGCAATTTCAAGCTGTGTATAGCCCGTCAACAAATGCCATTTTGACTCATCAGGCACTGTATAATTTGATAAATAAGCTTGCATCGTTTCGGGTGTATCAACGGCTGGATCTACGCTGAATGCTACAATTTGATAATCCTCTAAGCCTTCCGCTTCTAGTTCTTCTTGAATGCTACTTAAATTAAATGTCATCGGAGGACAAACCGTCTCACAATTCGTGAAAACAAAAGTCGCCAGCCAAGGCGTACCTTCTAAATCCTCTAAAGAAACGGTATCTCCTCGTTGATCTGTATACGAAAAATCTTCAATTGCGGAATTACCGCATGCTGATAACAATAGCACTAAGCTCAGCAATGCCGCACAAGAAACGAATCGCATCAAATTGCCTCCACTCTTCTTTCTCTTTAATCATAGCGAAAGTGTAGAAACGGCACAATACATCTTAAAGCTTCATTGTCACAAATTTGTGAAGTCAATTTAGCTTCAAGGTTAAAAGTGCGTCATGAATGGCGACCAACTTTGTTTCCACACGATGCATCAAATAAAAAGATACAAATATAGGGAATCCGAGTTCTTGAATCCATTGCATCCACTCAGCCATTACTCTCACCTCCAATTAAGAAAAGCTGAAGCTGTCGTTTGATTCGACAGGCATAAGACATACTGGCGACGCGATGTCTTTTGTCGCACAGCTATTTTCTAATGAAAAAAGCTCTCCAATTCAGGAGAGCTTTTTGCTTATACTTCGTACTCTACAATATTTCGTTCGACAATACGAGCACCTTTCACAGCGCCTAATGGCGAGCCTTCTACTTCGAAAACAGCGTGTGTAATAATGGCTTGCATTCCTACAAGCAATTCAGCATCCGTAACGTCTTCTCGTGGGTCATCTACTGTCAAAGTAACATCTTTTCCGGCAGTTGTCATAAAAATCAATTCCAATGTTTTAGCCATCTTTTTTTCCTCCTAAAATGTATTACTGATAAATTGTACTAGCGGATTGCTTTTCAACATTCATCAATGTCTTTGTTCCAAAGTTTGTTAAGACAGCTGCTGTGCCAAAAATGCCGTCCACTGCTGCAGCTTCTTTAACATTATGGTACGATTTAAATTTTCTCTTTACTTTGCCATTCGTATCTAATCCGTTGTCGTACGTGTAAGTGAGTGGTTTTTTATCTAGTCAATATCAGTCAAAATAAACATCTGAAATCGAGTTCCTTCTATATAATACAGATTCAGTACTCTAATCTAATGTAGAACAATCCAAGTTGTGATGTGCGAATTTTTGTGCGAGTAACTCTATGAAATAAAAAAAGCCCTCGACCGGTTAAGGTGAGGGCTTTTACATAGGTACTCTCAATTGAGTGGTCAGCTAGTGACTTGCGCTATGTTCGCATATGCATCTTCAAACTGAACCAACGTTTCCGCGCCAGTCAGCAAAACCATGTCTTTAGTATATCGACACAACAATAAGAAAACAAATAAAAAAAGCCCTCCAACTGTTCCCAGGCAGTCAGAGGGCTTTTAGTGAAGTAATGCTATTTAGTATCTTACTCTTATTTTGTTCGTACCTAGATTATACGTTTAACCCATCGCGTCTTGCAAGAATGACCGCAAGCTCTGCACGTGTAATGTAATCGTTAGGTCGGCCATCTCGTATAAGTCTCTTTTCTTCAACGTGTTCCCAAGCCTTTTCTGCCCATTCTGGAATTTCATTTTTGTTTTCAGCACTTTCCACTTTTTCTTCCTCCTTCGGTTTCTGGACTGGCGGTACAGGTTTTACAATCGGTGGCTCTGGTTTGTTTAGATTAGCGATAATGGCATTGAGTTTTGCGTCTGTAGCTTTTCCTGCAATGCCGTCAACCTTTAATCCTGTCGCTCGCTGTACAGTCTTAATCGCATTTGTAGTTGCTTTCCCTTTCAATCCATCTACCTTTAATTTGTATCCAGCTTTTACAAGTTTCGACTGAATCACTTTCACGCGTTCTATTTCTTCTTTGATGATTCGGTCTTTCTCTTTATGGATAACTGACATTGTGCCACGTCCTGGAATACCATCTACTGCACTAAAGCCTTTAGCCTTTTGGAACTTCTCAACAGCTGTAATAGAACCGTCTCCGTGGATGCCGTCAACATCACCTGTATAAAAACCTAATTGAACTAAAACTTCCTGTACCGTTCTAATTTCAGGATCATCAATCCATAATATCGGATTAACATTTGTTGTATAGCGATTATTCCAACGCCCTTTTGACATCTCAA includes these proteins:
- a CDS encoding cysteine hydrolase family protein translates to MKKVLLVVDYTVDFVADDGALTCGKPGQAIEETICQLTEEFLANEELVIMPVDLHEQEDTYHPETKLFPPHNIRGTDGRALYGRLADIYEANKNRILWMDKTRYSAFAGTNLELLLRERNIEEIHIVGVCTDICVLHTAVDAYNKGFTIFIHKNGVASFDQSGHVWALRHFTATLGAEVL
- a CDS encoding GlsB/YeaQ/YmgE family stress response membrane protein — encoded protein: MGFILYLIMGGIIGWIAGMILGKNVPGGIIGNIIAGIIGAWLGGMILGDFGPVIWDIAIVPALIGALIFVFVLSLIMGSMRKRS
- a CDS encoding lytic transglycosylase domain-containing protein; the encoded protein is MSKKKLPRRWKRKIGCLILFVPAAIVAMTIAILIFAVVNSELVVKTIKEGPSHLIELKVPEENIPLYKKAADAYDIPWTLLAAHHRIETRFSTMDPLLSPVGAEGHLQFMPCTFVGWSHPSCSGQGQGNISEEDKVDVDVIAYYGGYGVDGDGDGIADPYNLTDALYSAANYLSQNGAAEGDLEKAIFQYNHSEEYVADVLYYYHLYEEQLN
- the mscL gene encoding large conductance mechanosensitive channel protein MscL, coding for MWEDFKKFALKGNVLDLAVAVVIGAAFGKVVSSLVEDIIMPVVGILVGGISVEDWSYKVNDVVLNYGLFIQSIIDFFIIAFSIFMVIRIFTKMKRKKDIPAEEEPEVLDKTQEILMEIKDLLSKERTGL
- a CDS encoding SCO family protein translates to MRFVSCAALLSLVLLLSACGNSAIEDFSYTDQRGDTVSLEDLEGTPWLATFVFTNCETVCPPMTFNLSSIQEELEAEGLEDYQIVAFSVDPAVDTPETMQAYLSNYTVPDESKWHLLTGYTQLEIAQYAKDNFKSFVRNDPESDQVIHGTSFYLVDQEGVVVNNYDGFDNVPVKDIVNDLRNLLE
- a CDS encoding YvrJ family protein; the protein is MAEWMQWIQELGFPIFVSFYLMHRVETKLVAIHDALLTLKLN
- a CDS encoding DUF2922 domain-containing protein encodes the protein MAKTLELIFMTTAGKDVTLTVDDPREDVTDAELLVGMQAIITHAVFEVEGSPLGAVKGARIVERNIVEYEV
- a CDS encoding peptidoglycan-binding protein → MATFIKPCEGYLNSLVGYRVDPKTGKPRVMHRGADYTSHTNNNIVASAAGKVRFLDNNPNRTGFGRYLIITHDNGYETLYAHLASINVRLNQRVKQGQKIGVKGTTGKSTGVHLHFEMSKGRWNNRYTTNVNPILWIDDPEIRTVQEVLVQLGFYTGDVDGIHGDGSITAVEKFQKAKGFSAVDGIPGRGTMSVIHKEKDRIIKEEIERVKVIQSKLVKAGYKLKVDGLKGKATTNAIKTVQRATGLKVDGIAGKATDAKLNAIIANLNKPEPPIVKPVPPVQKPKEEEKVESAENKNEIPEWAEKAWEHVEEKRLIRDGRPNDYITRAELAVILARRDGLNV